In one Trichosurus vulpecula isolate mTriVul1 chromosome 8, mTriVul1.pri, whole genome shotgun sequence genomic region, the following are encoded:
- the AP1G2 gene encoding AP-1 complex subunit gamma-like 2, translated as MVLPSLKLQELIQEIRGAKTQAQEREVIQKECAHIRAAFREGDAPQRHRQLAKLLYVHMLGYPAHFGQMECLKLIASPRFTDKRVGYLGAMLLLDERQDAHLLITNSIKNDLSQGTQPVQGLALCTLSTMGSAEMCRDLANEVERLLLKPDPYIRKKAVLAAVHMIRKVPELSDIFLPPCAQLLHERHHGILMGTITLITELCERSPAALTHFRQVVPQLVQILRTLVMSGYSAEHSVAGVSDPFLQVQILRLLRILGRNHEESSEAMNDMLAQVATNTDTSRNAGNAVLYETVLTIVDIRSASGLRVLAVNILGRFLLNSDKNIRYVALTSLLRLVQSDHNAVQRHRPTVVECLREPDASLSRRALELSLALVNSSNIRCMTQELQGFLESCPVDLRADCASGILLAAERFAPTKRWHIDTIMQVLTTAGAHVRDDAVANLTQLIGGAEELHTYSVRRLYSALAADISQQPLVQVAAWCIGEYGDLLLSGSCEETEPLQVQEEEVLMLLEKVLQSHLSLPATRGYALTALMKLSTRLQGDNNRIRQVVSIYGSCLDIELQQRAVEYNALFRKYDHMRSAILEKMPLVEHGGPQDDEPGEGKEEPWSPNREVQSPTEPPTSNLLDLLDLLDSARRDAQLSPALDLTPGGSLLHLLDLPSNTPSLAPIPGLKVFDREGLQINLSFVRPPETPALLLITATASNTSKSDVTHFVCQAAVPKSFQLQLQIPSGDTVPAQGGPPITQVLRVLNPNKAPLRMRLRLTYSHFGESVQEIFEVKDFPPDTWQ; from the exons ATGGTGCTGCCCTCCCTGAAGCTGCAGGAGCTGATCCAGGAGATCCGCGGGGCTAAGACTCAGGCCCAGGAGCGAGAGGTCATCCAGAAGGAGTGCGCCCACATCCGGGCCGCCTTCCGCGAGGGCGATGCCCCCCAGCGCCACCGCCAGCTCGCCAAGCTCCTCTACGTCCACATGCTGGGCTATCCCGCCCACTTTGGACAG ATGGAGTGCCTGAAGCTGATCGCATCACCCCGATTCACAGACAAAAGGGTGGGCTACCTGGGGGCAATGCTGCTGCTGGATGAGAGGCAGGATGCCCACCTGCTCATAACCAACAGCATTAAAAA TGACCTGAGCCAAGGGACCCAGCCAGTGCAGGGGTTGGCACTCTGTACCCTAAGCACCATGGGCTCAGCAGAGATGTGCCGGGACCTAGCCAATGAAGTGGAGAGGCTGCTGTTGAAGCCCGATCCTTACATTAGAAAGAAG GCAGTGCTGGCTGCAGTGCACATGATCCGGAAGGTCCCTGAGCTCTCTGACATCTTTCTCCCACCCTGTGCCCAGCTGCTGCATGAACGCCACCATG GTATCCTGATGGGAACAATCACACTGATCACAGAGCTATGTGAGCGAAGCCCTGCTGCCCTCACACATTTCCGACAG GTGGTACCCCAACTGGTACAGATTCTTCGGACTCTGGTGATGTCTGGATATTCAGCAGAGCATAGTGTAGCTGGGGTCAGTGACCCTTTCCTGCAG GTTCAGATATTGAGACTACTTCGGATCCTAGGCAGAAACCATGAGGAGAGCAGTGAGGCCATGAATGATATGCTGGCCCAG GTGGCCACCAACACAGACACAAGCCGTAATGCCGGCAACGCCGTCTTATATGAGACGGTACTCACCATTGTGGACATCCGTTCTGCCTCTGGCCTTCGG GTTCTTGCTGTCAACATCCTTGGCCGTTTCCTGCTCAACAGTGACAAGAACATCAG GTATGTGGCCTTGACCTCACTGCTGCGACTGGTGCAGTCGGATCATAATGCTGTGCAGAGGCATCGGCCCACCGTAGTAGAGTGTCTAAGGGAGCCCGATGCCTCCCTTAGTCG GCGGGCACTAGAACTGAGCTTGGCTCTGGTGAATAGTTCTAACATTCGGTGCATGACCCAGGAGCTGCAAGGTTTCCTGGAATCCTGCCCTGTGGATCTTCGGGCAGACTGTGCATCAGGCATCCTGCTGGCTGCAGAGAG ATTTGCCCCAACAAAGCGCTGGCATATAGACACCATAATGCAAGTGCTGACCACG GCAGGTGCCCACGTGAGAGATGATGCAGTGGCCAACTTAACTCAGTTGATTGGAGGAGCAGAGGAGCTTCACACTTACTCTGTACGCCGGCTCTACAGTGCCCTGGCTGCAGACATTTCCCAG CAACCCCTGGTCCAAGTAGCCGCCTGGTGCATTGGGGAGTATGGAGACCTTCTGCTGTCCGGGAGCTGTGAGGAGACCGAGCCCCTGCAG GTTCAAGAAGAGGAAGTGCTAATGCTACTAGAGAAGGTGTTGCAGTCCCACCTGTCCTTGCCAGCTACCCGAGGTTACGCCCTCACCGCCCTTATGAAACTCAGCACCAGGCTCCAAGGAGACAACAA CCGCATCCGACAAGTCGTATCCATCTATGGAAGCTGCTTGGATATAGAGCTACAACAGAGGGCTGTGGAATACAATGCTCTGTTCCGGAAGTATGACCATATGAG ATCGGCAATATTGGAAAAGATGCCTCTTGTGGAGCATGGTGGACCCCAAGATGATGAGCCAGGAGAAGGCAAAGAAGAGCCTTGGAGTCCAAACAGAGAGGTCCAGTCCCCCACCGAACCCCCG ACTTCAAATCTCTTAGACCTCTTGGATCTCCTGGATAGTGCCCGCAGGGATGCCCAACTATCTCCTGCTTTAGATCTAACCCCAGGAGGTTCCTTATTACACCTATTGGATCTTCCTTCCAATACCCCCTCCCTAG CACCCATCCCAGGTCTAAAGGTGTTTGACCGAGAAGGACTACAGATCAATCTGTCTTTCGTTCGTCCCCCTGAGACACCTGCCCTGCTTCTGATCACTGCAACTGCCAGCAACACCTCCAAGAGTGATGTCACCCACTTTGTGTGTCAGGCCGCTGTGCCCAAG AGTTTCCAGCTGCAGCTGCAGATACCCAGTGGGGACACAGTGCCAGCTCAGGGAGGTCCTCCCATCACACAGGTCCTCAGAGTCCTCAATCCCAATAAG GCCCCTTTGCGGATGAGACTGCGACTCACGTACAGCCACTTCGGAGAGTCAGTGCAGGAGATCTTTGAGGT
- the JPH4 gene encoding junctophilin-4, with amino-acid sequence MSPGGKFDFDDGGCYVGGWEAGRAHGYGVCTGPGAQGEYSGCWAHGFESLGVFTGPGGHSYQGHWQQGKRDGLGVEQKSRWTYRGEWMGGLKGPSGVWESASGLRYAGLWKDGFQDGYGTETYSDGGTYQGQWQAGKRHGYGVRQSVPFQQAALLRSPRRTSLDSGHSDPPTPPIPLPLPGDEGGSPASGSRGGFVLAGPGDPDGASSRKRTPVAGGFFRRSLLLSGLRAGGRRSSLGSKRGSLRSEVSSEVGSTGPPGSEASEPPAPVPPALIEGSATEVYAGEWRADRRSGYGVSQRSNGLRYEGEWLGNRRHGYGRTTRPDGSREEGKYKRNRLVRGGRVRSLLPLALRRGKVKEKVDRAVEGAHRAVSVARQRQEIAAARAADALLKAVAASNTAEKAVEAARMAKLIAQDLQPMLDAPGRRPRQDSEGTDTELPDCDSPGVYENGLTPSEGTPEPPSSPASPCQPWRHPTHRSPLPSRDDGGHLSGPKSWPEEWGGPGGPGEELAGYEAEDEAGLQGPGVGDGSPLLGGSSDSSGSLREEEGEDEESLTHSEPPLDPGLEPTVTPILRGTSGRALEAENLTEALEEPGATEEPAQRGAANPLVVGAVALLDLSLAFLFSQLLT; translated from the exons ATGTCCCCCGGGGGCAAGTTCGACTTTGATGATGGCGGCTGCTATGTGGGGGGCTGGGAGGCTGGACGAGCACATGGCTACGGCGTGTGCACAGGGCCCGGGGCCCAGGGAGAGTACAGTGGATGCTGGGCTCATGGCTTCGAGTCCCTGGGTGTCTTTACTGGGCCTGGTGGGCACAGCTACCAAGGCCACTGGCAGCAGGGAAAGCGCGATGGGCTGGGCGTGGAGCAGAAGAGCCGCTGGACCTATCGTGGCGAGTGGATGGGTGGGCTGAAGGGGCCCAGTGGTGTATGGGAGAGTGCCTCAGGACTGCGCTATGCTGGGCTCTGGAAGGATGGTTTCCAGGATGGCTACGGCACTGAGACCTACTCTGATGGAG GCACCTATCAGGGCCAGTGGCAAGCTGGCAAGCGCCACGGCTATGGGGTTCGCCAGAGTGTACCCTTCCAACAAGCAGCCCTGCTGCGGTCACCACGCCGCACCTCACTGGACTCAGGCCACAGTGACCCCCCAACACCACCCATACCCCTTCCCCTACCTGGTGATGAGGGGGGTAGCCCAGCCTCCGGCTCCAGGGGGGGATTTGTGCTGGCAGGCCCAGGTGACCCCGATGGGGCCTCCTCCCGAAAACGAACTCCAGTAGCTGGGGGCTTCTTCCGTCGCTCCCTATTGCTAAGTGGGCTTCGGGCAGGTGGGCGCCGAAGCTCATTGGGCAGCAAGCGGGGATCTTTGAGGAGCGAGGTGAGCAGCGAGGTGGGCAGCACAGGGCCTCCAGGCTCTGAGGCCAGTGAACCTCCAGCCCCTGTCCCTCCGGCACTCATTGAAGGATCTGCCACTGAAGTGTATGCGGGAGAATGGAGGGCTGACCGGCGCAGCGGCTACGGTGTGAGCCAGCGTTCCAATGGGCTGCGCTATGAGGGCGAGTGGCTTGGCAATCGGAGGCACGGCTATGGCCGCACCACCCGCCCTGATGGCTCTCGAGAAGAGGGCAAGTATAAACGCAACCGGTTGGTTCGAGGTGGACGGGTCCGTAGCCTCCTACCCCTGGCCCTGAGGAGGGGTAAAGTCAAGGAAAAGGTGGACCGCGCAGTAGAAGGTGCCCATCGGGCAGTGAGTGTAGCCCGCCAGCGCCAGGAGATTGCTGCTGCCAG ggcagcagatgctcTCTTGAAGGCAGTGGCAGCAAGCAACACAGCAGAGAAAGCTGTGGAAGCTGCTCGAATGGCTAAACTGATAGCCCAGGACCTGCAACCCATGTTGGATGCACCAG GCCGAAGACCCAGGCAGGACTCCGAAGGCACTGACACAGAGCTGCCTGACTGCGACAGCCCTGGAGTTTATGAGAATGGACTGACCCCTTCTGAGGGCACTCCAGAGCCTCCTAGCAGTCCTGCCTCACCCTGCCAGCCTTGGAGACACCCTACCCACCGCAGTCCTTTACCCTCTAGAGATGATGGAGGCCACCTCTCTGGCCCCAAATCTTGGCCAGAGGAGTGGGGAGGCCCAGGAGGACCTGGAGAGGAGCTAGCTGGCTATGAGGCTGAGGATGAGGCTGGGTTGCAGGGGCCAGGGGTTGGCGATGGTTCCCCTCTCCTTGGAGGCTCCAGTGACAGCTCGGGAAGCCTtcgagaagaagagggagaggatgaggagTCCTTGACCCACTCAGAGCCTCCTCTAGACCCAGGGCTCGAGCCCACGGTCACTCCCATACTGAGGGGCACATCTGGAAGGGCTCTGGAGGCAGAGAACCTGACAGAGGCACTAGAGGAGCCTGGTGCCACCGAAGAACCTGCCCAACGA gGAGCTGCTAACCCCTTGGTGGTGGGAGCCGTGGCACTGCTGGACCTGAGCCTGGCATTCCTGTTCTCCCAGCTCCTCACCTGA